In the genome of Fusarium fujikuroi IMI 58289 draft genome, chromosome FFUJ_chr02, one region contains:
- a CDS encoding related to aldehyde dehydrogenase: MTFSSEIHTFHSGRSQPESSSKTNTFVSVDPSNAKPLATIYTTTPEQLNSTIAAAQAAFPTWSQTPAPRRAAILLKAAAILRERNDELALTETLDTGKPWSETSTVDVATGADVLEYYAHIAAGSFPGQNTRLRPDAFVLTTHEPLGVCAGIGAWNYPIQIALWKSAPCLAAGNCMVYKPSEVTPLHAQTLAQIYIEAGVPPGVFNVVYGDGIAVGAPLVAHNDIAKVSFTGQVSTGSKVASQAVKDMKGVTMELGGKSPLVILPDADIEEAADTAMVANFFSTGQVCTNGTRVFVPDILLSQVEQAIVQRCREGIRMGLPQNGETNFGPMVSAAQQEKVKMYIQHGRTVDKAKVLFDGSAEPSMTQPTSDGFWVHPVVFTNCTDSMRVVREEIFGPVMCILPYSTQGRPRQEWVSELIARANDTPMGLAAGVVSSDVGLAHEVVQKLDAGITWINTWGESPAEMPVGGWKMSGIGLENGHEGIAAYMRTKSTLVQLGKGACKGVFSKL; the protein is encoded by the coding sequence ATGACTTTCTCATCTGAGATTCACACTTTCCACTCAGGTCGCTCACAGCCTGAGTCCTCTTCAAAGACCAACACCTTTGTGTCCGTCGATCCAAGCAATGCAAAGCCGCTAGCTACTATCTACACTACCACCCCAGAACAGCTCAACTCAACCATTGCGGCGGCCCAGGCCGCTTTTCCAACATGGTCACAAACCCCAGCACCTCGCCGAGCTGCCATTCTTCTCAAGGCAGCCGCTATACTTCGCGAGCGCAATGACGAACTTGCGCTGACCGAGACCCTTGATACTGGCAAGCCTTGGTCGGAAACATCAACCGTTGACGTTGCAACTGGAGCTGATGTTCTCGAGTATTACGCCCATATCGCTGCTGGCAGCTTCCCTGGTCAAAACACTCGTCTTCGTCCTGACGCTTTCGTTCTCACTACCCATGAGCCCTTGGGCGTTTGTGCCGGTATTGGTGCATGGAACTACCCCATTCAGATTGCTCTCTGGAAGTCGGCTCCATGTTTGGCTGCTGGCAATTGTATGGTGTACAAGCCAAGTGAAGTCACTCCCCTGCATGCCCAGACACTCGCTCAAATCTACATCGAGGCCGGCGTCCCTCCTGGTGTCTTCAATGTTGTCTACGGTGACGGTATCGCCGTTGGAGCCCCTCTTGTCGCTCACAACGATATTGCCAAAGTCAGCTTCACTGGTCAAGTTAGCACAGGCAGCAAGGTTGCCAGTCAAGCTGTTAAAGATATGAAGGGTGTCACCATGGAACTGGGTGGCAAGAGCCCGCTTGTTATTCTTCCTGATGCCGACATCGAGGAAGCAGCCGACACTGCCATGGTagccaacttcttctcgaccGGACAGGTTTGTACCAATGGCACCCGTGTGTTTGTCCCTGACATTCTATTGAGCCAGGTTGAGCAAGCTATCGTGCAGCGATGTCGCGAGGGAATTCGCATGGGTCTGCCCCAAAACGGGGAGACCAACTTCGGACCGATGGTCAGCGCCGCGCAGCaagagaaggtcaagatgtACATCCAACATGGACGTACAGTTGACAAGGCAAAGGTTCTCTTCGACGGCTCGGCGGAGCCAAGTATGACACAACCAACTTCTGATGGTTTCTGGGTTCACCCTGTTGTATTCACAAATTGCACTGACAGCATGCGCGTTGTCCGGGAAGAGATCTTCGGCCCAGTCATGTGCATCTTGCCATATAGCACCCAAGGACGCCCTCGACAAGAATGGGTGTCAGAGCTCATTGCCCGGGCTAATGATACCCCCATGGGtcttgctgctggtgttgtgtCATCTGATGTGGGACTGGCACATGAAGTTGTGCAAAAGCTTGACGCTGGGATTACTTGGATTAACACATGGGGTGAGTCACCAGCCGAGATGCCTGTAGGTGGTTGGAAAATGAGTGGAATAGGACTGGAAAATGGTCATGAGGGGATAGCTGCCTATATGAGGACCAAGAGCACACTGGTACAACTTGGCAAGGGTGCCTGTAAGGGTGTATTTTcaaagctataa